The proteins below come from a single bacterium genomic window:
- a CDS encoding helix-hairpin-helix domain-containing protein — protein MSEILSILGHYRRQIVFFLLLISFLFLIIYPFWLINKKGKVKGAKTIAVEVSGAVNKPGLYTLDSQSRVEDALQKAGGINQKADKKFVAEVLNRARFLQDGEKIFIPFEKELETKTTAKSNEQKAENSQPKTTKSASININKASQKELESLPGIGPVYAQRIIEYRQSRGPFKSKEEIKEVKGIGEKTFSKIKDLISI, from the coding sequence GTGTCGGAGATACTGAGTATTTTGGGGCACTACCGCCGCCAAATTGTCTTTTTCCTTCTTTTAATATCTTTTTTATTTCTCATCATTTACCCTTTTTGGCTAATTAATAAAAAAGGGAAAGTTAAAGGGGCAAAAACAATCGCTGTTGAAGTCAGCGGCGCTGTTAATAAACCCGGCCTCTATACTTTAGATTCTCAAAGCAGAGTAGAGGACGCTTTGCAAAAAGCCGGCGGCATCAATCAAAAAGCAGACAAAAAATTTGTGGCTGAAGTTTTAAATCGAGCCAGATTTTTACAAGACGGAGAAAAGATATTTATACCTTTTGAAAAAGAGCTGGAGACAAAAACAACGGCAAAGAGCAACGAACAAAAAGCAGAAAACAGCCAGCCCAAAACAACCAAATCTGCTTCTATTAATATCAACAAGGCTTCTCAAAAAGAACTGGAATCACTCCCGGGTATAGGACCGGTTTATGCCCAAAGAATTATTGAGTACCGCCAAAGCAGGGGACCCTTTAAAAGCAAAGAAGAGATAAAAGAGGTAAAAGGGATTGGCGAAAAGACATTTTCAAAAATCAAAGACCTAATTTCTATTTGA
- a CDS encoding AI-2E family transporter: MKQELSISPKSIVWFFASLLLVFLIWYIRDVIFLFFIVLLFFAAFNPLVSALERRRIPRFLSAVSIYITFLFILALVIYAFIPPVVRQLQLLSLYLPTYFSQFKEILLQTQHFNFLNQGIQNSLNSLAQTLSQFSQSAWTGVISIFGGIVSFLVIVVASFYLLLYKGHFRQTILKLFPKKQRKLIRRILKRVVEKLGAWTLGEVVLCFIVGLITFIALSILKVKFALLLALLAGILEIIPAIGPVLAAIPAVAIALLVSPWQALGVIIAYVIIQQIENQFLVPLVMRRAIDLNPVLTIFALLVGAKLGGILGAIIAIPMLAVILVILEETVSNL; encoded by the coding sequence ATGAAACAAGAGTTAAGCATCTCGCCCAAAAGCATTGTTTGGTTTTTTGCCTCTCTACTTCTTGTCTTTTTAATTTGGTATATCAGAGATGTTATCTTTCTTTTCTTTATTGTTCTTTTATTTTTTGCTGCTTTTAATCCTTTGGTAAGTGCTTTAGAGCGCCGCCGTATCCCCCGATTTCTTTCTGCTGTCAGTATTTATATAACATTTCTATTTATTTTAGCTCTGGTCATATATGCTTTTATCCCTCCAGTGGTAAGGCAGTTGCAACTTTTATCTTTATATTTGCCTACTTACTTCTCTCAATTCAAGGAGATTCTTTTACAAACCCAACACTTTAACTTTTTGAACCAAGGCATACAAAACTCATTAAACTCTTTAGCGCAAACCCTTTCCCAATTCAGCCAGAGCGCGTGGACAGGAGTAATTTCTATATTTGGCGGCATTGTCTCCTTTTTGGTTATTGTAGTAGCCAGTTTTTATCTTTTGCTTTACAAGGGTCATTTTCGCCAAACAATTCTCAAACTCTTCCCTAAAAAACAGAGAAAATTAATCCGCCGCATACTTAAAAGAGTAGTGGAAAAATTAGGCGCCTGGACATTGGGAGAAGTTGTCCTCTGCTTTATTGTAGGTCTGATTACTTTTATTGCTCTCTCAATACTAAAAGTCAAATTCGCTCTACTGCTTGCGCTTTTAGCAGGCATTTTAGAAATCATACCAGCAATAGGACCAGTTTTAGCAGCAATCCCGGCTGTGGCCATTGCTCTTCTTGTTTCTCCTTGGCAAGCCCTGGGCGTCATTATTGCTTATGTTATTATCCAACAGATCGAAAACCAATTCTTGGTTCCTTTAGTAATGCGCCGCGCTATTGATTTAAACCCTGTTTTAACTATTTTTGCCCTTTTAGTCGGAGCAAAACTCGGAGGAATTTTGGGAGCAATTATTGCTATCCCAATGTTGGCTGTAATTTTAGTAATTCTGGAAGAAACCGTCTCCAACCTATGA
- the smpB gene encoding SsrA-binding protein SmpB, with protein sequence MKIFSLNRKARYEFQILKRYQAGIALLGQEVKAIREGKISLNEAFCLLKEKGLYLINAHIGQYSKSGEKLDPYRERPLLLTQKEIAEIRKELQQRKGLSLIPLKIFDKKGWIKIEIALAKKKKKKDKKEALKQKAIQKEIDQEVKQHL encoded by the coding sequence ATGAAAATATTCTCTCTGAACAGAAAAGCCAGATATGAATTCCAGATTCTAAAACGCTATCAAGCCGGCATTGCCCTTTTAGGACAAGAAGTCAAAGCAATCCGCGAAGGGAAAATATCACTTAATGAAGCCTTTTGCCTACTTAAAGAAAAAGGACTATACCTCATCAATGCCCACATTGGACAATACTCCAAATCAGGGGAGAAATTAGACCCTTACCGGGAAAGGCCATTGCTTTTAACCCAAAAAGAAATTGCTGAAATTAGAAAAGAACTGCAACAACGTAAAGGATTAAGTTTAATTCCTCTCAAAATTTTTGACAAAAAAGGGTGGATCAAGATAGAAATCGCCTTAGCCAAAAAGAAAAAAAAGAAAGACAAGAAAGAAGCCTTAAAACAAAAAGCAATCCAAAAAGAAATAGACCAAGAAGTTAAACAACATTTATGA
- a CDS encoding HU family DNA-binding protein, whose product MKKKELIKQLAKEEKLSERKAQTLTEAVFDIITLALTKGEKVKISGFGTFLVRKRKGRTIRNPKTHKKMKISDYWIPHFKAGKPLKEKVREGIEIKKTRK is encoded by the coding sequence ATGAAAAAAAAGGAGCTTATCAAGCAGTTAGCTAAAGAAGAAAAACTCTCTGAAAGAAAAGCGCAAACCTTAACAGAAGCTGTTTTTGATATTATTACTCTTGCTCTCACCAAAGGAGAAAAAGTTAAAATCTCCGGATTTGGCACTTTTTTAGTAAGAAAACGCAAAGGAAGAACAATCCGCAATCCTAAAACCCATAAAAAAATGAAAATCTCTGACTACTGGATACCTCACTTCAAAGCCGGCAAACCACTTAAAGAAAAAGTGAGGGAGGGAATAGAAATTAAAAAAACAAGAAAATAA